A single region of the Chionomys nivalis chromosome 23, mChiNiv1.1, whole genome shotgun sequence genome encodes:
- the LOC130865112 gene encoding mas-related G-protein coupled receptor member X2-like: protein MIMKSITQLSLIPLSLIVIVSLVGLVGNAIVLFLLGFCMHRNTFSVYILNLAGADFLFLCFETLYSLEKHFDVHGIYIGIPISLNILLNFAYLAGLSMLTAISAERCLSVVCPIWYRCRRPRHTSPVMCALLWALSLLLSLLEGKACGGLYGFDYGWCMKLDFITFAWLIVLIVVLLGSTLTLLIRIFCDSRRIPVTRLYVTIAFTVLVFLLFGLSYGIYWFFLFWTGVVFICNVFEMSSFLSCVNSCANPIIYFLVGSIRHHRLQQQTLKMRLQRAIQDTPEEEVGVRGSSGEPEEQETVLCSS from the exons ATGATCATGAAGAGCATAACCCAG CTCTCACTAATCCCTCTTTCCCTCAT TGTCATCGTTTCCCTGGTTGGGCTGGTTGGAAATGCCATAGTGCTTTTCCTTCTTGGCTTCTGCATGCACAGGAATACCTTCTCTGTCTACATCCTCAACCTCGCTGGGgctgacttcctcttcctctgctttgaGACTTTATATTCCCTGGAGAAGCATTTTGATGTTCATGGCATCTACATTGGAATCCCCATCTCTTTGAATATTTTGCTCAATTTTGCTTACCTTGCAGGTCTGAGCATGCTCACTGCCATTAGTGCTGAGCGTTGTCTCTCTGTTGTGTGTCCCATCTGGTATCGTTGCAGACGCCCAAGACATACATCACCTGTCATGTGTGCCCTGCTCTGGGCCTTGTCCCTACTGTTGAGCCTCCTGGAAGGGAAGGCATGTGGCGGGCTTTATGGTTTTGATTATGGTTGGTGTATGAAACTAGATTTCATCACTTTTGCTTGGTTAATTGTGTTAATTGTAGTCCTCTTAGGATCAACCCTGACTCTGCTcatcagaattttctgtgactcAAGACGGATACCAGTGACCAGGCTGTATGTAAccattgccttcacagtgctggTCTTCCTGCTCTTTGGCTTGTCCTATGGGATTTACTGGTTTTTCTTATTTTGGACTGGGGTAGTTTTCATCTGCAATGTTTTTgaaatgtcatcatttttatCCTGTGTTAACAGCTGTGCCAATCCCATCATTTACTTCCTTGTTGGCTCCATTAGGCATCACAGGTTACAACAGCAGACTCTGAAGATGCGTCTGCAGAGAGCCATTCAGGACACCCCTGAGGAGGAAGTTGGAGTGAGGGGCTCTTCAGGAGAGCCTGAAGAGCAGGAAACAGTCTTGTGCAGCAGTTGA